The stretch of DNA CATGGTATCGCCGTCCCTGGGCGCCGGGGATGCCCTGGATGCGACGGTGGTGAACATGCGCTTCGTGAAGCCCCTGGACGAGGACCTGGTACGGGAAATGGCCCACAAGCACGCCATGTTGGTTACGGTGGAGGAAAATACCCTTGCGGGTGGTGCGGGTTCAGCGGTCAACGAGTTCCTCGCCCGCGAACACGTCGACACCGCAGTGCTAAATCTGGGCCTGCCGGACGATTTTCCGCCCCAGGGAGGCCGTGCGGAACTGCTGGCCCAGTACGGCTTGGACGCCGATGGGATTCAGCGTACCATTCGCCGCGCCGCGCCCGGGGACATCGTCAAGGCGCTGGAATCGGCCTTATCCTGACTGATATAGTCAGGAATCCAGCACTCCCCGGCGCCGGAACCACGAGAGAACCCGATGAAAGCCAGCAAACCGCAAACCGAACCGGTAGAACCCGCCATCGCCGATGTGCAGAACGCACCGGACACCCGCCGCATCCCCATCGACAAGGTCGGAATCAAGGACATTCGCCACCCGGTACGGGTGAAGGACCGCAGCCAGGGCGAGCAGCACACGATCGCGCGCTTCAATATGTATGTCGGGCTGCCGCATAACTTCAAGGGCACCCATATGTCCCGGTTCGTGGAGATCCTCAACCACCACGAGTACGAGATCTCGGTGAAGTCCTTTACCGCGATGCTGGCGGAGATGCGGGACCGGCTCGAGGCCGATACCGGGCACATCGAAATGAGCTTTCCCTATTTCATCGAGAAGCAGGCGCCGGTGTCCGGCGTGCGCAGTCTCATGGACTACGAGGTTTCACTGACCGGCGAAGTCAGTGGTGATGACATCTCGGTCAACATCAAGGTGGCCGTACCGGTCACCAGTCTGTGTCCCTGTTCCAAGGAGATCTCCGCCTACGGGGCGCACAATCAACGCTCCCATGTCACCGTCGACGTCCGCACCAATGCCTTTGTGTGGATCGAGGATGTCATCGATATCGTCGAGAAACAGGCGAGCTGCGAGTTGTACGGACTGTTGAAACGTCCGGACGAGAAGTTCGTAACGGAGCAGGCCTACGACAATCCCAAGTTCGTGGAGGACATGGTTCGCGACGTCGCCGCAGTGCTGAATGCGGACCCGCGCATCGATGCCTACACGGTGGAATCGGAGAACTTCGAGTCCATCCACAATCATTCGGCCTACGCCATGATCACCCGGGACAAACTGGCGGATCAGAAATAGACGAGGAAGCTGGCGTCGGCCTGGTTGCTGGAAAACTGGTAGGCAGGATCGGTAGAGAGGTTGCTTGTTGCCAGTAGCCGGATCCTGACCTTGGCGTCCTTGTTCAATCT from Acidiferrobacteraceae bacterium encodes:
- the folE2 gene encoding GTP cyclohydrolase FolE2 produces the protein MKASKPQTEPVEPAIADVQNAPDTRRIPIDKVGIKDIRHPVRVKDRSQGEQHTIARFNMYVGLPHNFKGTHMSRFVEILNHHEYEISVKSFTAMLAEMRDRLEADTGHIEMSFPYFIEKQAPVSGVRSLMDYEVSLTGEVSGDDISVNIKVAVPVTSLCPCSKEISAYGAHNQRSHVTVDVRTNAFVWIEDVIDIVEKQASCELYGLLKRPDEKFVTEQAYDNPKFVEDMVRDVAAVLNADPRIDAYTVESENFESIHNHSAYAMITRDKLADQK